In Simplicispira sp. 125, one DNA window encodes the following:
- the aceF gene encoding dihydrolipoyllysine-residue acetyltransferase, with protein sequence MALVDIQIPDIGDVDVVGVIELLVKPGDTVKAEQSLITVESDKASMEIPSSHAGVVKELRVQVGDKVKQGSVVLTLEVAGGSESASNSAPAPAVQAQAAIKTEEVVAAPAAAPAAAPPPAAIPAAAPLAAAAVPAHQPGTPSAGLPHASPSVRKFARALGVPLDELVGTGPKGRITQDDVQNFTKAVMGGAAQTRAAAAKAPAAGGSGEGLNLLPWPKVDFAKFGPIERKDISRIKKISGANLHRNWVVIPHVTNHDDADITELEAFRVQLNKENEKSGVKVTMLAFMIKAAVAALKKFPEFNASLDGEQLVFKNYFHIGFAADTPNGLMVPVIKDADKKGIFEISQEMGELAKKAREGKLSPAEMSGGCFSISSLGGIGGRYFTPIINAPEVAIMGVCKSSIEPQWDGKQFVPRLSLPLSLSWDHRVIDGAAAARFNVYFASLLADFRRIVL encoded by the coding sequence ATGGCATTGGTAGACATCCAGATCCCGGATATCGGGGACGTTGACGTAGTAGGCGTGATTGAATTGCTGGTCAAACCCGGTGACACGGTGAAGGCCGAGCAGTCGCTCATTACGGTGGAATCCGACAAGGCGTCGATGGAAATCCCGTCGAGCCATGCAGGCGTGGTCAAGGAGCTGCGCGTGCAGGTGGGCGACAAGGTCAAGCAGGGCTCCGTCGTGCTGACACTTGAAGTGGCGGGGGGCTCAGAATCTGCATCAAATTCGGCTCCAGCGCCCGCCGTGCAAGCGCAAGCAGCTATCAAAACAGAAGAAGTTGTAGCTGCACCTGCAGCAGCGCCCGCTGCGGCACCGCCACCCGCCGCCATTCCCGCGGCGGCGCCGCTGGCCGCCGCCGCAGTACCGGCCCATCAGCCTGGTACGCCCAGTGCGGGCTTGCCCCATGCATCGCCTTCAGTGCGCAAGTTTGCGCGGGCGCTGGGCGTGCCGCTGGACGAACTGGTCGGTACAGGCCCCAAGGGCCGCATCACCCAGGACGATGTGCAGAACTTCACCAAGGCGGTGATGGGCGGCGCAGCGCAAACCCGCGCTGCCGCTGCCAAGGCCCCGGCGGCGGGTGGTTCGGGCGAGGGCCTGAACCTGCTGCCCTGGCCCAAGGTGGACTTTGCCAAGTTTGGTCCCATCGAGCGCAAAGATATTTCGCGCATCAAAAAGATCAGCGGTGCCAACCTGCACCGCAACTGGGTGGTCATCCCGCACGTCACCAACCATGACGATGCCGACATCACCGAGCTCGAAGCCTTCCGCGTGCAACTGAACAAAGAGAACGAGAAGAGTGGCGTGAAGGTCACCATGCTGGCCTTCATGATCAAGGCGGCCGTGGCTGCGCTCAAGAAGTTTCCCGAGTTCAACGCCTCGCTCGATGGCGAGCAGCTGGTGTTCAAAAACTACTTCCACATCGGCTTTGCGGCCGATACACCCAACGGCCTGATGGTGCCGGTCATCAAGGATGCCGACAAGAAAGGCATCTTCGAGATCAGCCAGGAGATGGGCGAACTGGCCAAGAAGGCGCGCGAAGGCAAGCTGAGCCCGGCCGAGATGAGCGGCGGGTGCTTCTCCATCAGCTCGCTCGGTGGCATTGGCGGGCGGTATTTCACGCCCATCATCAACGCGCCCGAAGTGGCCATCATGGGTGTCTGCAAGAGCAGCATTGAACCCCAATGGGACGGCAAGCAGTTCGTGCCGCGCCTCTCGCTGCCGCTCAGCCTGAGCTGGGACCACCGCGTGATCGACGGCGCTGCCGCTGCGCGTTTCAACGTGTACTTTGCCTCGCTGCTGGCGGACTTCCGCCGCATCGTGCTTTAA
- the lpdA gene encoding dihydrolipoyl dehydrogenase: protein MAIIDIKVPDIGDFAEVAIIEVLVQPGDTIKAEQSLVTVESDKASMEIPSSHAGVVKELRVKLGDKIAEGSVVLTLETATAAASSPAATTVHAPENGAASALSTSVSDKKIPETASNQAQPAPKNEAASLGGTADIECDLVVLGGGPGGYSAAFRAADLGLKVVLVERYAQLGGVCLNVGCIPSKALLHVAAVMDEVSHLSAAGIDFGAPQINVDTLRGHKEKVIAKLTGGLAAMAKMRKVTTVRGYGAFVGANHLEVEETTGTSQDKTGVKKVIAFKKAIIAAGSQAVRLPFMPDDPRVVDSTGALALQGVPKRMLILGGGIIGLEMGTVYSTLGARLDVVEMMDGLMQGADRDLVKIWQKMNAKRFDNIMLKTKTVGAEATADGIKVTFAPAEEGGTAPEPQIYDLVLQAVGRTPNGKKIAAEKAGVAVTDRGFINVDIQMRTNVPHIFAIGDIVGQPMLAHKAVHEAHVAAEVIAGELQGNKELASAAFNARVIPSVAYTDPEVAWVGLTEDQAKAQGIKVKKGLFPWTASGRAIANGRDEGVTKLLFDDSPEAHGHGKILGGGIVGTHAGDMIGEIALAIEMGADAVDIGKTIHPHPTLGESIGMAAEIAHGSCTDVPPARK from the coding sequence ATGGCAATCATCGACATCAAGGTACCCGACATTGGCGATTTCGCCGAAGTGGCCATCATCGAAGTGCTGGTCCAGCCCGGCGACACCATCAAGGCCGAGCAAAGCCTGGTCACGGTCGAGTCCGACAAGGCCTCGATGGAAATCCCCTCCAGCCACGCCGGCGTGGTCAAAGAGCTGCGCGTGAAGCTGGGCGACAAGATCGCCGAAGGCTCGGTGGTGCTGACGCTCGAGACCGCTACTGCAGCAGCATCCTCGCCCGCTGCCACCACCGTTCATGCTCCTGAAAATGGAGCTGCTAGCGCTTTATCTACAAGTGTTTCAGATAAAAAAATACCTGAAACCGCCAGCAATCAAGCGCAACCAGCTCCTAAAAATGAAGCAGCCAGTTTGGGTGGCACTGCGGATATCGAGTGCGACCTCGTCGTGCTCGGTGGCGGTCCTGGCGGCTATTCGGCGGCATTCCGTGCGGCCGACCTGGGCCTCAAGGTCGTCCTCGTCGAACGCTACGCCCAGCTCGGCGGCGTGTGCCTGAACGTGGGGTGCATTCCCTCCAAAGCGCTGCTGCATGTGGCCGCCGTCATGGACGAGGTGAGCCACCTGTCGGCGGCGGGCATCGACTTTGGTGCCCCCCAAATCAATGTGGACACGCTGCGTGGCCACAAGGAAAAGGTCATCGCCAAGCTCACCGGTGGCCTGGCCGCCATGGCCAAAATGCGCAAGGTGACCACCGTGCGTGGATACGGTGCCTTTGTGGGCGCCAACCACCTGGAGGTGGAAGAAACCACCGGCACCAGCCAGGACAAGACGGGTGTCAAGAAGGTCATCGCCTTCAAAAAAGCCATCATTGCCGCAGGCAGCCAGGCCGTGCGCCTGCCCTTCATGCCCGACGACCCGCGTGTGGTCGATTCCACCGGCGCTCTGGCGCTGCAAGGCGTGCCCAAACGCATGCTGATCCTCGGCGGCGGCATCATCGGCCTGGAGATGGGCACCGTCTACAGCACGCTGGGTGCGCGCCTGGATGTGGTGGAAATGATGGACGGCCTGATGCAAGGCGCCGACCGTGATTTGGTCAAGATCTGGCAGAAGATGAACGCCAAGCGTTTTGACAACATCATGCTCAAGACGAAAACCGTGGGCGCCGAGGCCACTGCGGACGGCATCAAAGTCACGTTTGCGCCAGCAGAAGAGGGCGGCACTGCGCCTGAGCCCCAAATCTACGACCTGGTGCTGCAGGCCGTGGGCCGCACGCCCAACGGCAAGAAAATCGCTGCCGAAAAAGCGGGCGTGGCCGTGACGGACCGTGGCTTCATCAACGTCGACATCCAGATGCGCACCAACGTGCCGCACATCTTCGCCATCGGCGACATCGTGGGCCAGCCCATGCTGGCGCACAAGGCAGTGCACGAAGCGCATGTGGCAGCGGAAGTCATCGCAGGCGAGCTGCAGGGCAACAAGGAGTTGGCCAGCGCCGCCTTCAACGCCCGCGTCATCCCCAGCGTGGCCTACACCGACCCCGAAGTGGCATGGGTCGGCCTCACCGAAGATCAGGCCAAGGCGCAGGGCATCAAAGTCAAGAAGGGCCTGTTCCCCTGGACCGCATCGGGCCGCGCCATCGCCAACGGCCGCGATGAAGGCGTTACCAAGTTGCTGTTCGACGACTCGCCTGAGGCCCACGGCCACGGCAAGATCCTGGGCGGCGGCATCGTCGGCACGCATGCGGGCGACATGATTGGCGAGATTGCGCTCGCCATTGAAATGGGCGCCGACGCGGTAGACATCGGCAAAACGATTCACCCGCACCCCACGCTGGGCGAGAGCATCGGCATGGCGGCCGAGATTGCGCATGGCAGTTGTACCGACGTACCTCCGGCGCGCAAGTAA